A single window of Arcobacter venerupis DNA harbors:
- a CDS encoding lipopolysaccharide biosynthesis protein yields the protein MKTSNQFNKIFKHGSGYFLVSLLTKATGFILLPIITRYLSLDEYGLYTNIQSAQMIMYLFATFSLDAAYGRFIYDYNTSKKRLMLLTSTIFTVFIVWNIFYLGLSGVGVYYLIDSWGFQELLIAFLLPFIVLFQQFVALNTSLMQSRHYTRKLLSITTSAFFVTQVVVLISLIVFDLGIHSFFIAQFLVGFVVMFIHINLMKKEGLLKLFIFKKTTFKKNFKYALGYMPASFSGWIFTLSDRYIITYYVSLSMAGKYSFLVQLTMIIQFIMQAIDTAYGPIFMALMKEKTQENIDKMKSYFTVMTFFLLSVYLSMVLFMPFIIDSFFPEHYRGDYLLISILSMGFVFLAIRKMFANALVYYKKSFWISISGYIPAIVNLGLNFIFVPKYGMYAAAWSTLASFFLYGTIVFFMAQKLQKFEFDYLKIAIFFIIATSFTVISYEYSNLVVNFILISLFLLLGYFSGINKLIRS from the coding sequence TTGAAAACAAGTAATCAGTTTAATAAAATATTTAAACATGGAAGTGGATACTTTCTAGTAAGTTTGCTCACTAAAGCTACAGGGTTTATTCTACTTCCTATTATCACAAGATACTTATCACTTGATGAATATGGTCTGTATACGAATATTCAGTCAGCACAAATGATTATGTATCTTTTTGCTACATTTAGTCTTGATGCTGCGTATGGAAGATTTATTTATGATTATAATACTTCTAAAAAAAGACTTATGTTGCTTACAAGTACTATTTTTACAGTATTTATAGTTTGGAATATATTTTATTTAGGCTTATCTGGTGTTGGTGTTTATTATTTGATTGATAGCTGGGGTTTTCAAGAGCTACTTATAGCTTTTCTATTACCTTTTATAGTCTTATTTCAGCAGTTTGTCGCTTTAAATACATCTCTTATGCAGTCTAGGCATTATACTCGAAAATTGTTATCTATTACTACAAGTGCATTTTTTGTGACTCAAGTTGTAGTTTTAATATCTTTAATTGTATTTGATTTAGGAATTCATTCTTTTTTTATAGCTCAGTTTTTAGTTGGATTTGTTGTAATGTTTATACATATAAATCTTATGAAAAAAGAAGGATTGTTAAAGTTATTTATCTTTAAAAAAACTACTTTTAAAAAGAACTTTAAGTATGCATTAGGTTATATGCCAGCTTCATTTAGTGGATGGATATTTACACTTAGTGATAGATACATCATCACTTATTATGTATCTTTATCTATGGCGGGTAAATATTCTTTTCTTGTACAATTAACTATGATAATACAATTTATTATGCAAGCAATAGATACTGCATATGGACCTATATTCATGGCTTTGATGAAAGAAAAGACACAGGAGAATATAGATAAAATGAAATCTTACTTTACAGTTATGACCTTTTTCCTTTTATCAGTATATTTGAGTATGGTATTATTTATGCCTTTTATAATTGATTCTTTTTTTCCAGAACATTATAGAGGAGATTATTTACTTATATCAATATTATCTATGGGGTTTGTATTTTTAGCAATTCGAAAAATGTTTGCTAATGCACTAGTGTATTACAAAAAATCTTTTTGGATAAGTATTAGTGGATATATACCCGCTATAGTTAACCTTGGTCTGAATTTTATATTTGTTCCAAAATATGGGATGTATGCAGCTGCTTGGTCAACATTGGCAAGTTTTTTCTTATATGGGACTATTGTATTTTTTATGGCTCAAAAGTTACAAAAATTTGAATTTGATTATCTAAAAATAGCTATATTTTTTATAATTGCTACATCATTTACTGTTATTAGTTACGAATATTCAAATTTGGTAGTAAATTTTATTTTGATAAGTTTATTTTTATTACTAGGATATTTTAGTGGAATAAATAAGTTGATTAGGAGTTAA
- a CDS encoding glycosyltransferase has protein sequence MIKKIIRKWLKPNGISVLLAAQNEEKTIRLCVESFLEFGDEIIIVTNGSTDNTREICKELVKECPDKVQFYDKPDLPDLYYNRAYALTKAKYRWIAKFDADFIAYNDEDADLSISHLRKRILNTIPFWLISFRIKLVNIYKTIRQCGIDKRERKMGDNKKKEGHYVPPIYTEMDKIFLNTPLLKFKRMGRTEHIPYTRLYLKYKTSNPSFFHLTLKSEENLFYRSERTNWREKGDFETYPTLEDYILNYVLPQKYKTTKHEAIKKYSKNHVEPYLMKYDEDRNYPYPERIKKEMDSGYFN, from the coding sequence TTGATAAAAAAAATAATTAGAAAATGGTTGAAACCAAATGGCATATCTGTATTACTTGCAGCGCAAAACGAAGAAAAAACAATTAGATTATGTGTAGAATCTTTTTTAGAATTTGGTGATGAAATTATCATAGTGACAAATGGTTCGACAGATAACACAAGAGAAATATGTAAAGAGTTAGTTAAAGAATGCCCTGATAAAGTGCAGTTTTATGACAAACCTGACCTTCCTGATTTGTATTATAATAGAGCTTATGCATTAACTAAAGCTAAGTATAGATGGATTGCAAAGTTCGATGCTGATTTTATTGCATATAATGATGAAGATGCTGATTTGAGTATCAGTCATTTAAGAAAAAGAATTTTAAATACTATACCTTTTTGGTTGATATCATTTAGAATAAAACTTGTAAATATATATAAAACTATAAGACAATGTGGTATAGATAAACGTGAAAGAAAAATGGGTGATAATAAAAAGAAAGAAGGACACTATGTACCACCTATTTATACAGAGATGGATAAAATTTTTTTAAATACGCCATTGTTGAAGTTTAAAAGAATGGGTAGAACTGAACATATACCATATACAAGATTATACTTAAAATACAAAACATCAAATCCTTCCTTTTTTCACTTAACTCTTAAATCTGAAGAGAACCTTTTTTACAGATCAGAAAGAACAAATTGGAGAGAAAAAGGTGATTTTGAAACTTACCCTACATTAGAAGATTATATTTTAAATTATGTTTTACCTCAGAAGTACAAAACTACGAAACATGAAGCAATCAAAAAATATAGTAAAAATCATGTTGAACCTTATCTCATGAAATATGATGAAGATAGAAATTATCCTTATCCTGAGAGAATAAAAAAAGAGATGGATAGTGGATATTTTAACTAA
- a CDS encoding nitroreductase family protein, producing MIAKLIIYLKALKTFLRTKSIKRAKFLIYEQDIDVSKFDDDMLIAQLGYFGHHTEKALKHHNRGERGKHKRDKLLQLVKEAEKRNIQEAKLIEWVKHLIEYYDTNKEIYIKKTDEIKVHPQKDEILKFIKQRTTTRFWQAKEIDDEIINDILETAMSSALSCNRQTIRFAVVKNKVENMVVGDSNNKSMFDKAPVAIYVADDERFFPEKYGNALDVGGVCSLIQLAASAYGISGSWIYHSESYEQNRLKKQLGFKDYMYIYSSITLGYSSDKQEKPPRCKVNRFIV from the coding sequence GTGATAGCTAAACTCATAATATATTTAAAAGCATTAAAAACTTTTTTAAGAACAAAGTCAATCAAAAGAGCAAAGTTTTTGATTTATGAGCAAGATATAGATGTATCAAAATTTGATGATGATATGCTGATAGCCCAACTTGGTTACTTTGGACACCATACAGAAAAAGCACTCAAACATCATAATCGTGGAGAAAGAGGGAAACACAAAAGAGATAAACTATTACAACTAGTAAAAGAAGCTGAAAAAAGAAATATACAAGAAGCAAAACTCATAGAGTGGGTAAAACACCTCATAGAGTACTATGATACAAACAAAGAAATATATATAAAAAAAACAGATGAAATAAAAGTACATCCACAAAAAGATGAAATACTAAAGTTTATAAAACAAAGAACTACAACAAGATTTTGGCAAGCAAAAGAGATAGATGATGAGATTATTAATGATATACTAGAAACTGCTATGAGTTCAGCTCTATCTTGTAACAGGCAAACCATAAGATTTGCAGTAGTTAAAAATAAAGTTGAAAATATGGTTGTAGGAGATAGTAACAACAAAAGTATGTTCGATAAAGCTCCTGTCGCTATATATGTGGCAGATGATGAAAGATTTTTTCCAGAAAAATATGGAAATGCTTTGGATGTAGGTGGAGTATGTAGTTTAATTCAACTAGCTGCAAGTGCTTATGGAATAAGTGGGAGTTGGATATATCATAGTGAATCTTATGAACAGAATAGATTAAAGAAACAATTAGGATTTAAAGACTATATGTACATTTATTCATCTATTACTTTAGGGTACTCAAGTGATAAGCAAGAAAAACCACCTCGGTGTAAAGTTAATAGGTTTATAGTTTAA
- a CDS encoding glycosyltransferase has protein sequence MKTKIYYLTRSYYPYQKGGGPLMRTGAVKYLKELGWDVIVVMPNYDTKEFKIEDDIWQIPFKGKHIQKLASLFERVGIYEDYLDKWLDYVLKYLKNKISKEDMIFATSGGELGMIKLGSLLQEKIECKFVVNFRDPLNYGYMNGLRRDKKPHIGRIKTHEKYIQNANLIITSSKYYADTLKRQFSNLADKIHNNYFGYIKEIDLSQYKKQLSDKLRIAYAGMMSSTQKPELLYEAYKKLNSSDVELYFIGNRKNYKPLQNIDDNNVYFIDFLPHEEFLKFMCENIDVGFVSLVNDYYGACVPSKIYEYINLGLPMLGVLPNGDGKEMINDMGFGLACSYNDICKLSENIKEMLDDKILREYKINVLDKKVEFSMEKKIKEVEILLKEIS, from the coding sequence ATGAAAACTAAAATTTATTACTTAACCCGTTCATACTACCCATACCAAAAAGGTGGTGGTCCACTTATGAGAACAGGTGCGGTGAAATACCTAAAAGAACTTGGTTGGGATGTGATTGTTGTAATGCCAAACTATGATACTAAAGAGTTTAAAATTGAAGATGACATTTGGCAGATACCTTTTAAGGGTAAGCATATTCAAAAGTTAGCATCTCTTTTTGAAAGAGTGGGGATATATGAAGATTATCTTGATAAGTGGCTGGATTATGTTTTGAAGTATCTAAAAAATAAAATATCAAAAGAAGATATGATTTTTGCCACAAGTGGTGGTGAACTGGGTATGATAAAATTGGGATCACTTTTACAAGAGAAAATTGAATGTAAATTTGTAGTGAATTTTAGGGATCCTTTAAACTATGGATATATGAATGGTCTTAGAAGAGATAAAAAACCTCATATAGGTAGAATTAAAACTCATGAGAAGTATATACAAAACGCTAATTTGATTATCACTTCATCAAAGTATTACGCGGATACTCTTAAAAGACAATTTAGTAATTTAGCTGATAAAATTCATAATAACTATTTTGGATATATAAAAGAGATTGATTTGTCTCAGTATAAAAAACAACTATCAGATAAACTCAGAATTGCTTATGCTGGGATGATGAGTAGTACTCAAAAACCAGAATTGCTTTATGAAGCATATAAAAAACTAAACAGTAGTGATGTAGAGCTTTATTTTATAGGAAATAGAAAGAATTATAAACCATTACAGAATATAGACGATAACAATGTATATTTTATTGACTTTTTACCTCATGAAGAATTTTTGAAGTTTATGTGTGAAAATATAGATGTAGGATTTGTAAGTTTGGTAAATGATTACTATGGAGCTTGTGTACCATCTAAAATTTATGAATATATTAATTTAGGATTGCCTATGCTTGGGGTATTACCAAATGGTGATGGTAAGGAGATGATAAATGATATGGGATTTGGACTTGCTTGTAGTTATAATGATATATGTAAATTAAGTGAAAATATAAAAGAGATGTTGGATGATAAAATATTGAGAGAATATAAGATAAATGTGTTGGATAAAAAAGTTGAATTTTCTATGGAAAAGAAGATAAAAGAAGTAGAAATATTATTGAAAGAGATTAGTTAA
- a CDS encoding EpsG family protein, with protein sequence MHYFLWINLTILLSILSFLLKKIRISNYLINTHILITIVLLLGFYVFRDIKLGSDFQGYVSHYDMLLNNEFSILAKEKEYLYIFLEKIFVFFNLPYEVFYGFLYTIIYIFIFKATNKYYFLSPLIVFSIFVGGFFFFSLSGVRQSLSIAIFFYSITFIINKNIIQYILMIFFASLFHLSAIVLLPLYFINKIKYYYKLFLFIYILTIIPQIKFYINIFVEILMKKTIELIPLLSPYLNYLETNKVLQNGDTSLGFGFVLMQLINFIILIRAKSILSVNHYFKVYYILFFISCTMYNLFYNVELITRINIYFNISFLIVFSLTIYYSYTKFQQIISLFLIFFSIILVQGRINALLNYL encoded by the coding sequence ATGCATTATTTTCTTTGGATAAATTTAACTATACTTTTAAGTATTTTATCATTTTTATTAAAAAAAATTAGAATAAGTAATTATTTAATAAATACACATATTTTGATTACGATAGTCCTGCTTTTAGGATTTTATGTTTTTAGAGATATAAAACTAGGTTCTGATTTTCAAGGATATGTTTCTCATTATGATATGCTTCTTAATAATGAATTTTCAATACTTGCAAAAGAAAAAGAATATTTATATATTTTTTTAGAAAAAATATTTGTATTTTTTAACTTGCCTTATGAGGTGTTTTATGGATTTTTGTATACAATAATTTATATCTTCATATTTAAAGCTACTAACAAGTATTATTTTCTTTCTCCTCTAATAGTTTTTTCAATTTTTGTAGGTGGATTTTTCTTTTTTTCCTTGTCTGGAGTACGACAGTCTTTATCAATTGCAATATTTTTTTATTCAATAACTTTTATAATTAATAAAAATATAATCCAATATATCTTAATGATTTTTTTTGCTTCATTATTTCATTTAAGTGCTATCGTTCTTTTACCTTTATATTTCATAAATAAAATTAAATATTACTATAAGTTATTTCTATTTATATATATACTTACAATTATTCCTCAAATTAAATTTTATATTAATATTTTTGTAGAAATATTAATGAAAAAAACAATTGAGTTGATTCCATTGTTAAGCCCATATTTAAATTATTTAGAAACAAATAAAGTTTTACAAAATGGGGATACAAGTCTCGGATTTGGTTTTGTCTTAATGCAACTAATAAATTTTATAATATTAATAAGGGCAAAGAGTATATTATCAGTTAATCATTATTTTAAAGTCTATTATATATTATTTTTTATAAGTTGTACAATGTATAATCTTTTTTACAATGTTGAATTAATAACAAGAATAAATATATATTTTAATATTTCTTTTTTAATTGTATTTTCTTTAACTATATATTACTCATATACAAAATTTCAACAAATCATTTCACTATTTTTAATTTTTTTTAGTATTATTTTAGTTCAAGGAAGAATCAATGCCCTTCTTAATTATTTGTAA